Proteins from a genomic interval of Flammeovirgaceae bacterium SG7u.111:
- the dapF gene encoding diaminopimelate epimerase, with protein MELHFVKYQGTGNDFVMIDDRAHEFDASNHQLITKLCHRRFGVGADGLILLRNRKGYDFEMVYFNADGHLGSMCGNGGRCTVHFAHSLGVFDKKTTFLAADGDHEASVAEGIVHLKMNDVSRVDKGDGYVFMDTGSPHYVAPVQNLKAFPVFEKGKEVRHSFMDGGTNVNFTEQKGDVLHVRTFERGVEDETLSCGTGVTASVIAANLNGTPEPVKVKVLGGELAVNFDKVGDLYTNIYLIGPAKAVFAGTFDLNNF; from the coding sequence ATGGAATTACACTTTGTAAAATATCAGGGAACAGGGAATGATTTTGTGATGATAGATGATAGAGCCCATGAGTTTGATGCATCAAATCATCAGCTAATAACGAAGCTTTGCCACAGGCGATTTGGCGTAGGGGCAGACGGACTTATTCTCCTGAGAAACCGAAAAGGCTACGATTTTGAAATGGTTTATTTTAATGCAGATGGGCACTTAGGCTCTATGTGTGGGAATGGAGGAAGGTGTACTGTTCATTTTGCCCACTCCCTTGGCGTTTTTGATAAAAAAACCACATTTTTAGCTGCCGATGGCGATCATGAAGCATCCGTTGCTGAAGGCATTGTACATCTCAAAATGAACGATGTGAGTAGGGTAGACAAAGGAGATGGATATGTGTTTATGGATACCGGCTCGCCACATTATGTGGCTCCCGTCCAAAACCTTAAAGCTTTTCCCGTGTTTGAAAAAGGGAAGGAAGTTCGCCATAGCTTTATGGATGGTGGGACGAATGTGAATTTTACGGAACAGAAAGGAGATGTACTGCATGTTCGCACTTTTGAAAGAGGCGTGGAAGATGAAACACTTTCCTGCGGAACTGGAGTAACAGCCTCGGTTATTGCCGCAAACCTGAACGGAACTCCTGAGCCTGTAAAGGTAAAAGTACTTGGCGGAGAGCTTGCTGTCAACTTTGATAAGGTCGGCGATTTGTACACCAACATTTACCTAATAGGTCCTGCTAAAGCTGTTTTTGCTGGAACTTTTGACCTTAATAATTTCTAA
- a CDS encoding OmpA family protein: MKKFVFPFFLLPLLIFIASCSSSYKVAENHFKKGHYNTAIPIFLKTVETSGSEEQKAKINYMVGECYRLSNRLPEAEPFYRKAFVSKAYNDENLLYQYCFALKAAGKYESAEKGFKKYIQEGKEFLKVRRAKQELENLKEIEAVSKVNPYITITNCDALNTEAAEYGPMMFQDNQLVFTSSRMGQEIFESTGKPFTDLFYYDLEANADCKGAARPFNELVNLEGFHEASATFSRDGKVMIFARSNSGKKKDLAEEVNLYISTQEEGEWTEPKLFLPVTTLKYWDGCPILHPDGKTLYFASNRPGGYGGLDIYRTRRNTRGEWSRPTNMGKVINSAGNEMFPFVSREGKLYFASDGHPGMGGLDLFEAVRRDGKITVKNMRPPFNSPSDDFSLAFKTPKTGYFSSNRTSDGAKGDDDIFYFVDETPETKIINYYLAGTTFQEENIKKSLLDEVTLELLDESGDVIGTTKSDSVGRFKFENKLQIGIDYTVRGSKTEFIDANELFSTIGKGRDPEEFDDPENDVVFETELSLYQNIFADLDMEGGEETGEGGRRSVVLEGILYDLDDWRIRPDAARELDKLVIYLKSRPTLKIELGAHTDSRASDRHNMRLSKRRAESAVEYIVSNGIDPERIVAKGYGESQLLIPDAVSEEEHQLNRRTTVTILGEVGDEEEGE, translated from the coding sequence ATGAAAAAATTTGTATTTCCTTTTTTCTTACTGCCTCTGCTAATTTTTATAGCATCTTGCTCGTCCTCGTATAAAGTAGCCGAAAACCATTTTAAAAAAGGACACTACAACACTGCTATTCCTATTTTCCTGAAAACCGTCGAAACCTCTGGTTCGGAAGAACAAAAGGCAAAAATCAACTATATGGTGGGGGAATGCTATCGCCTTTCCAATAGATTGCCCGAAGCAGAACCCTTCTACCGCAAAGCTTTTGTGAGCAAGGCTTACAATGATGAAAACTTGCTTTATCAATACTGTTTCGCCTTGAAGGCCGCTGGGAAATATGAATCTGCCGAGAAAGGGTTCAAAAAATATATTCAGGAGGGAAAGGAATTTTTGAAAGTGAGAAGAGCCAAGCAAGAGCTTGAAAACTTGAAAGAAATAGAAGCTGTATCAAAAGTAAATCCGTATATCACCATTACCAATTGTGATGCACTCAATACGGAAGCGGCTGAGTATGGCCCCATGATGTTCCAAGATAACCAACTGGTATTCACAAGCTCAAGAATGGGCCAAGAAATTTTCGAATCTACTGGCAAGCCATTTACCGATTTATTTTACTACGACCTAGAGGCTAATGCAGATTGCAAAGGCGCAGCTCGCCCCTTCAACGAACTGGTGAACTTGGAAGGCTTCCATGAAGCCTCGGCAACGTTTAGCCGAGATGGAAAGGTGATGATTTTTGCACGTAGTAATAGTGGAAAAAAGAAAGACTTGGCCGAAGAGGTCAACCTTTATATTTCTACCCAAGAGGAGGGCGAATGGACTGAACCAAAGCTCTTCTTGCCCGTGACCACCCTTAAGTACTGGGACGGGTGCCCTATTCTCCACCCCGATGGAAAGACATTGTACTTTGCCTCTAACAGGCCTGGTGGATATGGCGGCTTGGACATTTACCGAACTCGCCGAAATACTAGAGGAGAATGGAGCCGCCCTACCAATATGGGCAAAGTGATCAATAGCGCTGGAAACGAGATGTTCCCTTTTGTTTCTAGAGAAGGCAAACTTTACTTTGCTTCGGACGGACATCCGGGAATGGGTGGTCTTGACCTGTTTGAAGCAGTAAGAAGGGATGGTAAAATTACGGTGAAAAACATGAGACCTCCGTTCAACTCTCCTTCCGATGATTTTTCACTGGCTTTCAAAACCCCAAAAACAGGTTATTTCTCTTCAAATAGAACTTCAGACGGGGCAAAGGGCGATGATGATATTTTCTACTTTGTAGATGAAACTCCCGAAACCAAAATCATCAATTATTACTTAGCAGGAACTACTTTCCAAGAGGAAAACATCAAAAAATCTTTGTTGGATGAAGTAACCTTGGAGCTGCTAGATGAGAGCGGCGATGTGATTGGCACTACCAAATCTGATTCTGTAGGAAGGTTTAAGTTTGAAAACAAGTTGCAAATAGGAATTGATTATACGGTAAGAGGTTCTAAAACTGAATTCATCGATGCCAACGAACTATTTTCTACTATAGGAAAAGGAAGGGACCCCGAAGAATTTGACGATCCTGAAAACGACGTAGTTTTTGAAACCGAACTTTCTCTTTACCAAAACATTTTTGCCGACCTCGATATGGAAGGTGGTGAAGAAACAGGCGAAGGAGGAAGAAGGTCGGTGGTGTTGGAAGGAATTCTGTATGATTTGGACGACTGGCGAATTAGACCTGATGCGGCTAGGGAACTTGACAAATTGGTCATCTACCTAAAAAGTCGCCCAACCCTAAAAATTGAATTAGGAGCGCATACGGATAGTAGGGCAAGTGACAGGCACAATATGAGGCTTTCGAAGAGAAGAGCCGAATCGGCTGTTGAATACATCGTTTCGAATGGGATTGACCCCGAGAGGATTGTGGCCAAAGGTTATGGAGAAAGTCAATTGCTGATTCCCGATGCTGTATCTGAAGAAGAACATCAACTGAACAGACGCACAACGGTTACCATTTTAGGAGAAGTTGGCGACGAGGAAGAAGGAGAATAA
- a CDS encoding serine hydrolase domain-containing protein codes for MKTFRTRIVSSLTFVMFLASLPLFGQQKISDELQKKVDFIFQEWDKPTTPGGIIGVIKDGDLIYTKGYGMANLEYNIPIFNKTVFRVASISKQFTAACILMLEEQNKLSLDDKLSDYFEGFPAYADQIQVKHLLYHTSGLRDFFKLAMLSGYNEQDRFTSEEVLEMIKRQKNLNFEPGTDMLYNNSGYFLLGEIVKKVAGEGIGVFAQKNIFDPLKMFNTHFHDNHKMIVRNRASGYASGENGGFEIYMSNLSIIGDGGLFTTVEDLAKWDWNFYYNRLPITNFTQKMQEKGRLSNGEKLSYAAGLDHGEHRSIKTVGHSGAFVGFRSQLLRFPELNMTVICLSNVSSLPATKLAYQVADVMLDSLNIESQLSLEVLEVESRNPKLKLELQELVGNYELANGMVVKLFTEKGEFYIDFLGQIKMQLFAKSKSEFFAKEIDLSLAFIPSKEKGGSSFWLSLNGKKIFAEKAASQYGVDLNEFVGTYYSDELNAYYSISRVGDKLFLKVGNKLKTPFSMIKIDKWAMEDGLASFHRNAEGAITSFEVKAGPIRKLHFIKQVENYSTALGIRRF; via the coding sequence ATGAAGACTTTCCGCACTCGCATCGTTAGTTCGCTCACATTTGTCATGTTTCTGGCATCGTTGCCTCTTTTTGGGCAACAAAAAATCAGCGATGAGCTTCAGAAAAAAGTCGATTTTATTTTTCAGGAATGGGATAAACCTACTACGCCTGGAGGAATTATCGGGGTTATAAAAGACGGTGACTTGATTTATACGAAAGGCTATGGCATGGCCAATCTCGAATACAATATCCCTATTTTTAATAAAACAGTTTTTAGGGTAGCGTCTATTTCTAAGCAGTTTACGGCAGCGTGTATCCTTATGCTGGAGGAGCAAAACAAGCTTTCGCTGGACGATAAACTGTCCGACTATTTTGAAGGGTTTCCCGCCTATGCTGACCAGATTCAGGTGAAGCATTTATTGTATCATACGAGTGGTTTGAGAGATTTTTTTAAGTTGGCTATGCTTTCGGGCTATAATGAGCAAGATCGCTTTACTTCGGAAGAGGTATTGGAAATGATCAAAAGGCAAAAGAACCTTAATTTTGAACCAGGTACGGATATGCTCTACAACAATTCGGGCTATTTTCTGCTTGGTGAAATCGTGAAAAAAGTGGCGGGGGAGGGTATAGGTGTTTTTGCTCAAAAAAATATTTTTGATCCGCTCAAAATGTTCAACACCCATTTTCACGATAACCACAAAATGATTGTAAGAAACAGGGCTTCGGGCTATGCTAGTGGGGAAAATGGAGGATTTGAAATTTATATGTCCAACCTGAGTATTATTGGTGATGGAGGGCTTTTTACTACAGTAGAAGATCTTGCCAAGTGGGATTGGAATTTTTATTATAACCGTTTGCCTATCACTAATTTTACTCAAAAAATGCAGGAAAAGGGAAGGCTTTCCAATGGGGAAAAGTTGAGCTATGCAGCGGGGTTGGATCATGGAGAGCATCGAAGTATTAAGACAGTCGGTCATAGCGGGGCTTTTGTGGGGTTTAGGTCGCAGTTGCTTAGGTTTCCAGAATTGAATATGACGGTAATTTGCCTCTCAAATGTGAGTAGTCTTCCTGCAACGAAGCTAGCTTACCAAGTAGCGGATGTTATGCTAGATAGCTTAAATATTGAAAGCCAGCTTTCTTTGGAGGTACTAGAAGTAGAGAGTCGTAACCCCAAACTAAAACTGGAGTTACAAGAGTTGGTGGGAAATTACGAATTAGCAAATGGGATGGTGGTGAAGCTTTTTACCGAAAAAGGGGAGTTTTATATCGATTTTTTGGGGCAAATAAAAATGCAGCTTTTTGCCAAAAGCAAAAGTGAGTTTTTTGCCAAAGAAATAGATTTGAGCCTTGCTTTTATTCCATCCAAAGAAAAAGGGGGCTCAAGTTTTTGGTTGAGCCTGAACGGAAAGAAGATTTTTGCTGAGAAAGCGGCAAGCCAATATGGAGTTGATTTGAATGAATTTGTGGGTACCTATTACAGCGATGAGCTAAACGCATATTACAGTATTTCGAGGGTAGGCGATAAGCTTTTCCTAAAGGTTGGGAATAAACTAAAAACCCCTTTTTCTATGATAAAAATTGATAAATGGGCGATGGAAGACGGCCTGGCGAGCTTCCATAGAAATGCAGAAGGGGCTATTACTTCCTTTGAAGTGAAAGCAGGCCCCATCAGAAAATTGCATTTCATAAAGCAAGTAGAAAACTACTCCACAGCTTTAGGAATAAGAAGGTTTTAA
- a CDS encoding adenylyltransferase/cytidyltransferase family protein, whose translation MFESIRKKALDFAGLQELREKNPQKKIVYCTGCYDILQSGHAVFFNQCKALGDILVVGVGKDIVIEKLKGPGRPVNPEINRLYLVAAMQDVDYATLNGEEILEGKVDFMPVLEHLKPDIFVINDDDSGLEHKQELCHSLDIEPKLVSRVVPPELMPTSTTNIINKINYAYRAALRIDFAGGWTDVPYIMNGKTGYVSNVAIKPLIEYKAGQFNFSGYPRGSGLSTSTAAKLLEMISAKNYNSENKTLETIGEDLFNYENKELNWFIGRQDQYSIVYGGFHCFEFGSDYAKLLPIEIPPETLDLFRSKLLLLHTSVSRNAQTAVEEVYQNYKTQSGQDALKKLAEYGKAFSEALLAKDIEACAEIIEKNWQAQIQLAPSSTNKELDEMYSFAKENGALGGKLCGAGGGGAFVFVSNNPLELRTQLKKKFSACFEIDFEFETLDIKSLNKI comes from the coding sequence ATGTTTGAAAGTATACGTAAAAAAGCTCTCGACTTTGCAGGGTTGCAAGAGCTTAGGGAAAAGAACCCTCAGAAAAAGATAGTTTACTGCACTGGGTGTTACGATATATTACAATCGGGACATGCCGTATTTTTCAACCAGTGCAAAGCTCTTGGGGATATTTTGGTCGTAGGTGTGGGAAAAGATATTGTGATAGAAAAGCTTAAAGGACCAGGGCGACCAGTAAATCCAGAAATAAATAGGCTATACTTAGTTGCAGCTATGCAGGATGTGGATTACGCAACCTTAAATGGAGAAGAAATACTTGAAGGAAAAGTGGACTTTATGCCCGTACTGGAACACCTCAAACCTGATATTTTTGTTATAAACGACGATGACTCAGGACTTGAACACAAACAAGAGCTTTGCCATAGCCTGGATATTGAGCCCAAGCTTGTTTCAAGAGTAGTACCTCCCGAATTGATGCCTACTTCCACCACCAACATTATCAACAAAATCAATTACGCATACAGGGCTGCGCTTAGAATTGACTTTGCTGGTGGGTGGACTGATGTGCCTTACATAATGAATGGGAAAACGGGCTATGTTTCCAATGTAGCCATTAAGCCACTTATTGAATATAAAGCAGGGCAATTTAACTTCTCAGGATACCCAAGAGGCAGCGGATTGAGTACTTCCACCGCCGCCAAACTCCTTGAAATGATCAGCGCCAAAAACTACAATTCTGAGAATAAAACCCTAGAAACAATTGGTGAAGACTTATTCAACTACGAAAATAAAGAACTAAACTGGTTTATTGGCCGGCAAGACCAATACTCCATTGTGTATGGAGGGTTTCATTGTTTCGAATTTGGCAGCGATTATGCAAAACTACTTCCTATCGAAATACCTCCAGAAACGCTCGACTTATTTCGCTCCAAGTTGCTTTTGCTCCATACTAGTGTATCGAGAAATGCGCAAACTGCTGTAGAAGAAGTTTATCAGAATTATAAAACCCAAAGTGGGCAAGATGCATTGAAAAAGCTAGCAGAGTATGGCAAGGCTTTTTCTGAAGCTCTTTTGGCAAAAGATATAGAAGCCTGTGCTGAAATAATAGAGAAAAACTGGCAAGCCCAAATCCAACTTGCTCCTTCTAGCACCAATAAAGAACTGGATGAAATGTACAGTTTTGCGAAAGAGAATGGAGCACTTGGCGGCAAACTTTGTGGAGCTGGGGGAGGTGGTGCTTTTGTATTTGTTTCAAACAATCCTCTTGAACTTCGTACACAATTGAAAAAAAAGTTCTCAGCTTGTTTTGAAATTGATTTTGAGTTTGAAACCCTAGATATCAAATCTTTGAATAAGATATAA
- a CDS encoding histidine kinase, with product MSIKSFSIFEGNKRLLYWFCQFSGWSLMGLYTLIVNIQGDGLPETYIVLDTMFTLGCLMMLSHLYRYFIIKWGWLKIIFSKLILRIMLSSFILAIVSTPFSLLSTLLFHKDQLEVALTLESLIVSVITVTFLYFGWSLAYVLYHYVTNYNRNLKWEALINEFELNQLKSQLNPHFIFNALNTVKALVDEDPQKAKDSINQLSNILRNSLMMDKKKVIPFQEELNIVRDYLNLENTRYEERLSVAYDIDDLTLGHKVPPMMIQTIVENGIKHGIAKLKNGGQITIKTSLGEDRSAIFEIRNTGTYDPKPERREGYGLKSTKQRLALLYHNRADFSINNEKDQSVLTYIKIPQWDNSELVTSTAPQ from the coding sequence ATGAGCATAAAGAGTTTTAGCATATTCGAAGGGAATAAAAGATTATTGTATTGGTTTTGCCAGTTCAGCGGATGGTCTCTCATGGGACTTTACACCCTCATTGTCAACATTCAAGGAGATGGGTTGCCCGAAACATATATTGTGCTCGATACGATGTTCACACTCGGCTGCCTAATGATGCTTTCGCACCTTTATAGGTATTTCATTATCAAATGGGGTTGGCTAAAAATAATATTTTCGAAGCTCATACTCAGGATAATGCTTTCTTCATTTATCCTTGCTATTGTCTCTACGCCCTTCTCGTTGCTTTCAACTTTACTTTTTCACAAAGACCAATTAGAAGTAGCGCTAACTCTTGAGAGCTTAATTGTAAGTGTAATTACCGTAACATTCCTTTACTTCGGCTGGTCGCTTGCTTATGTACTGTACCACTACGTAACCAACTACAACCGTAACTTGAAGTGGGAAGCATTGATCAATGAATTTGAACTGAATCAACTAAAATCCCAATTGAACCCTCATTTTATTTTCAATGCGCTCAATACAGTAAAAGCATTGGTAGATGAAGATCCCCAGAAGGCTAAAGATTCGATAAATCAGCTATCCAATATCCTCCGAAACTCGCTGATGATGGATAAGAAAAAGGTGATTCCATTTCAAGAAGAGCTGAATATTGTGAGAGATTATTTGAACTTAGAAAACACGAGATACGAGGAAAGATTAAGTGTTGCTTATGACATTGATGATTTGACACTTGGACATAAAGTACCACCTATGATGATCCAAACTATTGTGGAAAATGGGATAAAGCATGGAATTGCTAAGTTAAAAAACGGTGGGCAGATCACGATAAAAACTTCTTTGGGAGAAGATAGGTCAGCCATATTTGAAATAAGAAACACGGGAACTTATGACCCCAAACCAGAAAGAAGGGAAGGCTATGGTTTAAAAAGCACAAAACAAAGGCTCGCACTTCTTTACCACAACCGTGCTGATTTTTCTATTAATAATGAGAAAGACCAAAGCGTACTGACCTATATAAAGATACCCCAGTGGGACAATAGCGAGCTGGTTACTTCTACCGCTCCACAGTAA
- a CDS encoding pyridoxine 5'-phosphate synthase — protein sequence MTKLSVNINKIATLRNSRGGNMPNVVNVAKDCERFGAQGITVHPRPDERHIRYADVFDLKEIVTTEFNIEGNPQKGRYMEVVLQSKPTQATLVPDTDGAITSNAGWDTIAHKAYLVETIAELKRNGIRTSIFVDPDERMVEGAAATGTDRIELYTESYATGFMTDKAAAIAPFKKAAKLAKELGLEINAGHDLSLENLHYFYKEIEGLDEVSIGHALISDALYLGLENTIQLYLKKLT from the coding sequence ATGACAAAGCTAAGTGTTAATATAAACAAGATAGCCACGCTGAGAAATTCGCGCGGTGGAAATATGCCAAATGTGGTAAATGTGGCAAAGGATTGTGAACGGTTTGGTGCACAAGGCATCACCGTACACCCCCGCCCCGACGAGCGGCACATCCGCTATGCCGATGTGTTCGACTTGAAGGAAATTGTAACCACCGAGTTCAATATAGAAGGCAACCCTCAGAAAGGGAGGTATATGGAAGTGGTTCTGCAATCGAAACCTACCCAAGCCACATTAGTTCCCGATACGGATGGAGCCATCACATCAAATGCTGGTTGGGACACTATTGCACACAAAGCCTATTTGGTAGAGACTATAGCCGAACTCAAACGAAACGGGATTAGGACATCAATTTTTGTAGACCCTGATGAAAGAATGGTAGAAGGGGCGGCCGCAACCGGCACAGACAGGATTGAGCTTTATACGGAATCGTACGCTACTGGCTTTATGACAGATAAAGCAGCAGCAATCGCTCCATTTAAAAAGGCGGCAAAGCTTGCCAAAGAACTAGGTTTAGAGATAAATGCTGGGCACGACCTAAGCCTTGAAAATCTCCACTATTTTTATAAGGAAATAGAAGGGTTGGATGAAGTTTCAATCGGCCATGCACTGATAAGCGATGCGCTTTATTTGGGTTTGGAAAACACAATCCAGCTCTACCTCAAAAAGCTTACATAA